Below is a window of Mycobacterium dioxanotrophicus DNA.
CTTCGGCCGCATCGACATCCTCGTCAACTCCGCCGGGGTGGCGCTGCTCGCACCCGCCGCCGAGATCGACGTCAAGGCCTGGGACAAGACCATCGCCATCAACCTGACGGGCACGTTCCTGATGTGCCAGAAGGTGGGGGCCGTGATGCTCGAGCAGGGCTACGGGCGCGTGATCAACATGGCCTCGCAGGCGGCCAGCGTCGCCCTCACCGATCACGTCGCGTACTGCGCCTCGAAATTCGGCGTCGTGGGCGTCACCAAGGTGCTCGCCTCGGAGTGGGCGGGCCGTGGTGTCACCGCCAACACCATCAGCCCGACGGTGGTGCTGACTGATCTCGGCCGCGCCGCATGGGAGAACGAGAAGGGGGACCGGCTCAAGACCCAGATCCCGACCGGTCGATTCGCCTACCCCGACGAAATTGCCGCCGCTGCAGTATTTCTCGCATCCGACGCGGCCGCGATGATCAACGGGGCCGACCTTCTTGTCGACGGCGGATACACCATCCGCTGACGA
It encodes the following:
- a CDS encoding SDR family oxidoreductase, with translation MSTTDPVVDFDFSLAGKVAVVTGGASGIGAAIATAYAKKGASVAILDLSGDAATQRARELGDGHAAFACDVSSAESVADAVEAVRERFGRIDILVNSAGVALLAPAAEIDVKAWDKTIAINLTGTFLMCQKVGAVMLEQGYGRVINMASQAASVALTDHVAYCASKFGVVGVTKVLASEWAGRGVTANTISPTVVLTDLGRAAWENEKGDRLKTQIPTGRFAYPDEIAAAAVFLASDAAAMINGADLLVDGGYTIR